The following coding sequences are from one Gammaproteobacteria bacterium window:
- a CDS encoding sulfite exporter TauE/SafE family protein yields the protein MITDPLFYLAAVPAVFLFGIAKGGFGGGLGVAAVPLMALVVSPVQAAGILLPLLCLMDLFGLWVYREHLNVRLQKSLLPGAVLGIAIGTALFGYMSTAMIRIILGVIAITFTLNHWFGLSEWIAHHTRRAGWPAAAGSGMVAGFTSFIAHAGGPPINMYLLTQGMSRTLFVGTTVLFFAVVNYTKLIPYAWLGQLDATNLWTSAVLAPLAPAGIAAGVWLHRRVSDKLFFRIAYVMLFIVGLRLLYDGVSG from the coding sequence ATGATCACTGATCCGCTGTTCTATCTGGCAGCGGTGCCGGCGGTTTTTCTGTTTGGCATCGCCAAGGGCGGCTTCGGCGGTGGCCTCGGCGTCGCGGCCGTGCCGCTGATGGCGCTGGTGGTCTCGCCGGTGCAGGCGGCCGGTATCCTGCTGCCGCTGCTGTGCCTGATGGATCTGTTTGGCCTGTGGGTGTATCGCGAGCATCTCAACGTGCGCCTGCAAAAATCGCTGCTGCCCGGCGCCGTGCTCGGCATCGCTATCGGTACGGCCTTGTTCGGTTACATGAGCACAGCCATGATTCGGATCATCCTGGGGGTCATTGCCATCACCTTCACGTTGAATCACTGGTTCGGGCTGAGCGAATGGATTGCGCATCACACGCGGCGGGCTGGCTGGCCGGCTGCCGCAGGCAGCGGCATGGTCGCCGGCTTCACCAGCTTTATCGCCCACGCCGGCGGACCGCCGATTAACATGTACCTGCTGACACAGGGTATGAGCCGTACCTTGTTTGTCGGTACGACGGTGCTGTTTTTCGCGGTGGTCAACTACACCAAGCTCATTCCCTACGCCTGGCTGGGGCAGCTCGACGCCACCAATCTGTGGACTTCCGCCGTGCTGGCGCCGCTGGCACCTGCCGGCATTGCCGCCGGCGTCTGGCTGCATCGGCGTGTTTCTGACAAGCTGTTTTTCAGGATTGCCTACGTGATGCTGTTCATAGTGGGTCTGCGCCTGCTCTATGATGGCGTGAGTGGCTGA
- a CDS encoding prephenate dehydrogenase/arogenate dehydrogenase family protein, translated as MKDLNALRQRLNELDRQLLHLAAERHRITDQIGAIKRASGQPTRDYEREREVIELARTEAASVGLPTDLAEALMRRLIRASLVHQEQASVSATDHGRGRSALVIGGGGKMGRWFAEFLASQGFDVVISDPACADNAFSNLTDWRSGNLDYDLIVIATPLGVTEKLLHELAALQPAGLLMDIASLKTPIRKGLEAAAAAGCRVVSLHPMFGPDTELLSGRHVIFIDLGAPDAVAEARALFEPTMVETAEMDLDEHDKLIAFVLGLSHALNIAFFNALVESGQSVPRLAEISSTTFDAQLAVSSRVSEESPEVYYEIQSLNEHGRDALDALEQSLTKLRAVIDGGDQAAFARIMQRGRDYLSSKRAE; from the coding sequence GTGAAAGACCTAAACGCATTACGCCAGCGACTGAATGAACTGGACCGGCAGCTGCTGCACCTGGCGGCAGAGCGCCATCGCATAACCGATCAGATTGGCGCGATAAAACGTGCCAGCGGTCAACCCACGCGCGACTACGAACGCGAGCGCGAAGTTATCGAGCTCGCCCGCACCGAGGCAGCCAGTGTCGGCCTGCCCACGGACCTGGCCGAAGCGCTGATGCGGCGATTGATACGCGCGTCGCTGGTACACCAGGAGCAGGCCAGCGTCAGCGCTACCGATCACGGCCGCGGCCGCAGCGCGCTTGTGATTGGCGGCGGCGGCAAGATGGGGCGCTGGTTTGCCGAGTTTCTCGCATCACAGGGATTCGATGTAGTTATTTCCGATCCCGCCTGCGCAGACAACGCGTTTTCGAATCTGACTGACTGGCGTAGCGGTAATCTCGACTACGACCTGATTGTTATTGCAACGCCTCTTGGTGTCACTGAGAAACTCCTGCACGAACTTGCAGCGCTGCAGCCAGCTGGCTTGCTGATGGACATAGCATCGTTGAAAACGCCGATACGCAAAGGCCTGGAGGCTGCGGCAGCGGCCGGCTGCCGGGTTGTATCGCTTCACCCCATGTTCGGGCCGGACACAGAGCTGTTGTCCGGACGTCATGTGATCTTTATCGACCTGGGTGCGCCCGATGCCGTCGCCGAAGCTCGTGCGCTGTTCGAACCGACCATGGTCGAAACGGCCGAAATGGACCTCGATGAACACGACAAGCTGATAGCTTTCGTCCTCGGTTTGTCGCACGCGCTGAACATTGCGTTTTTCAATGCGCTGGTCGAAAGCGGGCAGTCGGTGCCGCGGCTGGCAGAGATATCCAGTACTACTTTTGACGCGCAGCTGGCAGTCTCCAGCCGCGTGTCAGAGGAAAGCCCCGAGGTGTACTACGAGATCCAGTCGCTCAACGAACACGGCCGTGATGCGCTGGATGCTCTCGAGCAGTCGCTCACAAAATTGCGGGCAGTGATCGATGGTGGCGACCAGGCCGCCTTTGCCCGCATCATGCAGCGCGGTCGCGATTATCTCAGCAGCAAACGCGCAGAGTAA